The following coding sequences are from one Fimbriimonadaceae bacterium window:
- a CDS encoding acetyl-CoA carboxylase carboxyltransferase subunit alpha, translating into MAKSWKEWEKPILELEEGIDKLNQLIAVERDFEKKAALTVRAQEFTEKLNKFIDVRYSRLGPWEKVLVARAETRPYTLDVVAAVFDEFVELDGDRRVGADHAVVAGPASLEGRPVMVVGQQKGRNIQERTHRNFAMAKPEGYRKAIRMFEMAERFRMPVVTIVDTPAADPGVESESRGISEAIAASMLAMFGLTVPVVSVIIGEGGSGGAIGIAAANRVLMLEHSVYSVIPPEGCAAILWRDPAKGPQAAAALKLTAQSALELGLVEEVIPEPFGGAHRDPGESAARVKEALVRHLAEVGAGSPAEIKQARYDRFRGLGQCTDS; encoded by the coding sequence TTGGCTAAGAGTTGGAAAGAATGGGAAAAGCCGATCCTTGAGCTCGAGGAGGGGATCGACAAACTCAACCAACTGATCGCAGTCGAGCGCGACTTCGAGAAGAAGGCCGCCCTGACCGTCCGGGCCCAAGAGTTCACCGAGAAACTCAACAAGTTCATCGACGTCCGGTACAGCCGTCTCGGCCCGTGGGAGAAGGTGCTCGTCGCACGTGCCGAGACGCGGCCCTACACCTTGGACGTCGTCGCGGCGGTCTTTGACGAGTTCGTGGAGTTGGACGGCGACCGCCGCGTCGGGGCCGACCACGCCGTCGTCGCCGGCCCGGCTTCCCTGGAGGGCAGACCCGTCATGGTCGTCGGCCAGCAAAAGGGCCGCAACATTCAGGAGCGCACCCACCGCAACTTTGCGATGGCCAAGCCCGAGGGGTACCGCAAGGCGATCCGCATGTTTGAGATGGCCGAGCGGTTCCGGATGCCCGTGGTCACCATCGTCGACACCCCCGCCGCCGACCCCGGCGTCGAAAGCGAGAGCCGGGGCATCAGCGAGGCGATCGCCGCTTCGATGCTGGCGATGTTCGGGCTCACCGTGCCCGTCGTCTCCGTCATCATTGGCGAAGGCGGGAGCGGAGGGGCCATCGGCATCGCGGCGGCGAACCGGGTGCTGATGCTTGAACATTCGGTGTACAGCGTCATCCCGCCCGAAGGCTGCGCCGCCATCTTGTGGCGTGACCCGGCCAAGGGCCCCCAGGCCGCCGCCGCCCTCAAATTGACGGCCCAGTCGGCCTTGGAGCTTGGATTGGTCGAAGAAGTGATCCCCGAACCGTTCGGCGGGGCCCACCGCGACCCCGGCGAATCAGCGGCTCGGGTCAAGGAAGCGCTTGTGCGCCACCTTGCCGAAGTCGGGGCCGGCTCCCCAGCCGAAATCAAGCAAGCACGATACGACCGCTTCCGTGGCCTGGGGCAGTGCACGGACTCGTAG
- a CDS encoding phosphatase PAP2 family protein, whose protein sequence is MPDFAALDRELFRAVHIGWHQDWLDKPFLLVTYTGDGWQLVPLLLGLFKKEWRPTLLPAVASYLLAGAVRIVIMLGVNRERPSNLAFAHPLEQITGNTSFPSGHTTTTWAIALAVVLFCSGPRANWIRAAVVAWAVLVAVSRVYIGVHYPTDVVGGAALGALAAGVVRLVWPAPRPTTEGDSGIKA, encoded by the coding sequence GTGCCCGACTTCGCCGCCCTCGACCGTGAACTGTTCCGGGCGGTCCACATCGGATGGCACCAAGACTGGCTGGACAAGCCCTTCTTGCTCGTGACCTACACGGGAGACGGCTGGCAACTGGTGCCACTCCTCCTCGGCCTCTTCAAGAAGGAGTGGCGGCCGACGCTCCTGCCCGCCGTGGCCAGCTACCTGCTTGCCGGGGCGGTGCGGATCGTGATCATGCTCGGCGTCAACCGGGAGCGGCCAAGCAACTTGGCCTTCGCCCACCCCCTGGAGCAGATCACCGGCAACACCAGCTTCCCCAGCGGCCACACGACGACGACTTGGGCGATCGCCTTGGCGGTGGTTCTCTTTTGCTCCGGCCCCCGGGCGAACTGGATCCGGGCCGCAGTGGTCGCCTGGGCCGTTCTTGTCGCGGTGAGCCGGGTGTACATCGGCGTCCATTATCCGACCGACGTGGTGGGCGGGGCCGCCCTAGGGGCCCTGGCCGCCGGTGTCGTCCGCCTCGTGTGGCCCGCCCCCCGACCAACCACGGAAGGCGACTCCGGCATCAAGGCATAG
- a CDS encoding sodium/proton-translocating pyrophosphatase, with amino-acid sequence MEIRSMTTLAQLGRTGRKPLAWLLSLLLTLFVPAMACASEADVKLVFSAQDKMMLYISLALGVVAIATAFYIRGKILNQSPGDERMQEVGRAIREGALAYLRQQARLMGVFILILSVLLFFMYQPTFGQTVAILMVVCFILGVGASYIAGYVGMDSAVNGNMRTAHAALTSYKSSLETAFLSGAIAGLLTVGLGLLGATLIFLFAGADATKLLVGFGFGGSLAALFMRVGGGIYTKAADVGADLVGKVEAGIPEDDPRNPAVIADNVGDNVGDCAGMAADVFESYEVTLVAAIVLGAATAVIFDQATWMKLVLFALMARGIGIVASIIGIFMVKGSDNLNDDPLKSIRRGFVSSAVISVVGTLALAFVMMGGTGSKVNTNQFVSQAHLVVDTVKTIRDTRANYAKANGKKVEDVKATDILKEKAIEDLGMREQTEQLVTSILGMSEDQLPKVPENEPKYSAVDLSDTKGVAGTYTVAVPPANPNEKPSYQSLGEYLKAQPLFVYEVELTQNSPSMGADSKPVDNVQTIHTFVGPMTEKEKTTQFESFTKMTPGNKVVPVGTPLPVKVFAAKDGSLAFGVDTQGKGVPVFNLRTNLQVYKDSVDKVKGFFEKPDPNAVQPKPATVTTGKVDSKVVPWWTFLVCILFGVLMAFAFEALTDYYVSLHKKPVNELGHMASAGPAPMIISGFAYGQESSVFSLFAIVLSLIVPLVVFPAAVYGGYILSFYGIALVGLGLLTTTGFILAMDTFGPISDNAQGVFEMSGAGHENAEGARRVQLLDAAGNTTKALTKGFAIATAVVAAVALFHAFVEEGQLAQAGMRLEIPQIFLGLLIGGAAPFLFSAFSINAVGRAAFELINEVRRQFHADKGIMEGTSKPDYAKCVAIVTAAAQKELIGPGILAIGFPVLVAFGFAIGQPTTNIGGVEYNLVGAQALGGFLAGAILSGQLLAVMLANSGGMWDNSKKLIEDGLWGGKGTDAHKAAVVCDTVGDPFKDTAGPAMNPLIKVMNLVALLIAPQVIQPWSQGVLITVTVIAAVALAVAIYWSKRGSMASGMQSAAAEEPSA; translated from the coding sequence ATGGAGATCCGATCAATGACGACCTTGGCCCAATTGGGGCGTACCGGCAGGAAGCCGCTCGCCTGGCTCTTATCCCTCCTTTTGACGCTCTTTGTCCCGGCCATGGCCTGTGCGTCCGAAGCCGACGTGAAGCTCGTCTTCTCCGCCCAGGACAAGATGATGCTGTACATCTCGTTGGCCTTGGGTGTCGTCGCCATCGCCACCGCCTTCTACATCCGGGGCAAGATCCTCAACCAGTCGCCCGGTGACGAGAGGATGCAGGAGGTCGGCCGGGCGATCCGGGAAGGTGCCTTGGCCTACCTGCGGCAGCAGGCCCGGTTGATGGGTGTCTTCATCCTCATACTTTCGGTCCTCCTGTTCTTCATGTATCAGCCGACCTTTGGCCAGACCGTGGCCATCCTCATGGTCGTCTGCTTCATCCTTGGCGTCGGTGCCTCTTACATCGCGGGATACGTCGGCATGGACTCGGCGGTCAACGGCAACATGCGCACGGCCCACGCCGCCTTGACCAGCTACAAGTCGTCCCTTGAGACGGCGTTCTTGAGCGGTGCGATCGCCGGTCTCCTTACCGTCGGCCTCGGACTCCTCGGCGCGACCCTCATCTTCCTCTTTGCCGGCGCGGACGCCACCAAACTCTTGGTCGGGTTCGGCTTCGGCGGCTCGCTCGCGGCGCTGTTCATGCGCGTCGGCGGCGGCATCTACACCAAGGCCGCCGACGTCGGCGCCGACTTGGTGGGCAAGGTCGAGGCGGGCATCCCCGAGGACGACCCGCGTAACCCGGCCGTCATCGCCGACAACGTGGGTGACAACGTCGGTGACTGCGCCGGCATGGCCGCCGACGTTTTCGAGAGCTACGAGGTCACCCTTGTCGCCGCGATCGTCTTGGGCGCCGCCACGGCGGTGATCTTCGACCAAGCGACCTGGATGAAACTCGTCCTCTTCGCCCTGATGGCCCGTGGTATCGGCATCGTCGCCTCGATCATCGGCATCTTCATGGTCAAAGGCAGCGACAACCTCAACGACGACCCGTTGAAGTCGATCCGCCGCGGTTTTGTCAGCTCGGCCGTCATCAGCGTCGTCGGCACCCTTGCCCTCGCCTTTGTGATGATGGGCGGCACCGGCTCGAAGGTCAACACCAACCAGTTCGTCAGCCAGGCCCACCTTGTCGTCGACACGGTGAAGACCATTCGCGACACCCGAGCCAACTATGCCAAGGCCAACGGCAAGAAGGTCGAGGACGTCAAGGCGACGGACATCCTGAAGGAGAAAGCGATCGAAGACCTCGGCATGCGCGAGCAGACCGAGCAACTCGTCACGAGCATCCTCGGCATGTCGGAAGACCAGCTTCCCAAGGTGCCGGAGAACGAGCCGAAATACTCGGCGGTCGACCTCTCCGACACGAAGGGTGTCGCGGGCACCTACACCGTCGCCGTCCCCCCGGCCAACCCGAACGAAAAGCCGAGCTATCAGTCGCTGGGCGAGTATCTGAAGGCTCAGCCGCTCTTTGTCTATGAGGTCGAACTGACCCAAAACAGCCCGAGCATGGGTGCCGACTCCAAGCCGGTCGACAACGTCCAGACGATCCACACCTTCGTCGGGCCGATGACCGAGAAGGAGAAGACCACCCAGTTCGAGAGCTTCACCAAGATGACGCCGGGCAACAAAGTCGTGCCCGTCGGCACCCCGCTCCCCGTCAAGGTCTTCGCCGCCAAGGACGGTTCCCTCGCCTTTGGCGTCGACACCCAGGGCAAGGGTGTCCCGGTGTTCAACCTGCGGACCAACCTGCAGGTCTATAAGGACTCCGTCGACAAGGTGAAGGGCTTCTTTGAGAAGCCCGACCCGAACGCGGTCCAGCCCAAGCCGGCCACGGTGACGACGGGCAAGGTCGACAGCAAGGTCGTCCCCTGGTGGACGTTCCTCGTCTGCATCCTCTTCGGCGTCCTCATGGCGTTCGCCTTCGAGGCCCTCACCGACTACTACGTCAGCCTGCACAAGAAGCCGGTCAACGAACTCGGCCACATGGCGAGCGCGGGCCCGGCCCCGATGATCATCTCTGGCTTTGCCTACGGCCAAGAGAGCTCGGTGTTCAGCCTGTTCGCCATCGTCCTGTCACTGATCGTCCCGCTCGTCGTCTTCCCGGCGGCGGTGTACGGCGGGTACATCCTGAGCTTCTACGGCATCGCCCTTGTCGGCCTCGGATTGCTGACCACCACCGGGTTCATCCTCGCGATGGACACCTTCGGCCCGATCAGCGACAACGCCCAGGGCGTCTTCGAGATGTCGGGCGCCGGCCACGAGAACGCGGAAGGTGCGCGTCGCGTCCAGTTGCTGGACGCCGCGGGCAACACGACCAAGGCCCTCACCAAGGGCTTTGCCATCGCGACGGCGGTCGTCGCCGCGGTCGCGTTGTTCCATGCCTTTGTCGAAGAAGGCCAGCTGGCCCAGGCCGGCATGAGGTTGGAGATCCCGCAGATCTTCCTTGGCCTGCTCATCGGCGGCGCGGCCCCGTTCTTGTTCTCCGCGTTCTCCATCAACGCGGTGGGCCGGGCGGCCTTCGAGTTGATCAACGAGGTCCGTCGGCAGTTCCACGCTGACAAGGGCATCATGGAGGGCACGAGCAAGCCCGACTACGCCAAGTGCGTGGCGATCGTCACGGCCGCGGCGCAGAAGGAACTCATCGGCCCGGGCATCCTGGCTATCGGCTTCCCCGTGCTGGTCGCGTTCGGCTTCGCCATCGGCCAGCCGACGACCAACATCGGCGGCGTGGAGTACAACCTCGTCGGCGCCCAGGCCTTGGGCGGCTTCCTTGCCGGTGCGATCCTCTCCGGCCAGTTGCTGGCCGTCATGCTCGCCAACTCGGGCGGCATGTGGGACAACAGCAAGAAGCTGATCGAGGACGGACTGTGGGGCGGCAAGGGTACCGACGCGCACAAGGCCGCGGTCGTCTGCGACACGGTCGGCGACCCGTTCAAGGACACCGCCGGCCCTGCGATGAACCCGCTCATCAAGGTCATGAACCTGGTCGCGTTGCTCATCGCGCCGCAGGTCATCCAACCGTGGTCGCAAGGCGTGCTCATCACCGTGACCGTTATTGCCGCCGTCGCCTTGGCCGTGGCCATCTACTGGTCGAAGCGGGGCAGCATGGCCTCGGGCATGCAGTCAGCCGCCGCGGAAGAGCCCAGCGCCTGA
- a CDS encoding ribosomal protein L7/L12 — protein sequence MSESRRSSDIKEEYVQRALMAGIPGVIAIGAAVVILAYFQLWLVFGIMVLVAGLAAVVYAVVQYNKTREIPDITVECPFCNKKNHLVEQPTSDFRCVHCNRMVPLQDGRMLRVFQVRCGYCNTLNFYSEKSTGLICEECDRVIPIATDDEDGPTKAFSTYAASDDNAPYDLTLADPGNKHEEVINCLQHMLALNRNQVKQIIEEAPVTLLSGIPRRKAEMLKAQIESHGAQAFFKESNG from the coding sequence ATGTCGGAGTCTCGACGCAGCAGCGACATCAAAGAAGAGTACGTGCAGCGCGCCCTGATGGCGGGAATCCCGGGGGTCATCGCCATTGGAGCGGCGGTCGTGATCCTCGCTTACTTCCAACTGTGGCTGGTCTTTGGCATCATGGTGCTCGTCGCCGGCCTTGCCGCGGTGGTCTACGCCGTCGTCCAGTACAACAAGACGCGCGAGATCCCCGACATCACCGTCGAGTGCCCGTTCTGTAATAAGAAGAACCACCTTGTCGAACAACCGACCAGCGACTTCCGCTGCGTCCACTGCAACCGGATGGTGCCGCTCCAGGACGGCCGGATGCTCCGCGTGTTCCAGGTACGGTGCGGCTACTGCAACACGCTCAACTTTTACAGCGAGAAGAGCACCGGGCTCATTTGTGAGGAGTGCGACCGCGTCATCCCCATCGCCACCGACGACGAGGACGGTCCGACCAAGGCGTTCTCGACGTATGCGGCCAGTGACGACAACGCGCCGTACGACCTGACCCTCGCCGACCCCGGCAACAAGCATGAAGAGGTGATCAACTGCCTCCAACACATGCTCGCCCTAAACCGGAACCAGGTCAAGCAGATCATCGAAGAGGCTCCGGTCACGCTCTTGAGCGGCATCCCCCGACGGAAGGCCGAGATGCTCAAGGCGCAGATCGAGTCTCACGGGGCGCAAGCATTTTTCAAAGAGTCGAACGGCTGA
- a CDS encoding prepilin-type N-terminal cleavage/methylation domain-containing protein has translation MSKPTTKNQGFTLIELLVVIAIIAILAAILFPVFAQAKEAAKKAAGLSQMRQLGLAVQIYAEDYDDTFVPSTNYDASTTDPARIWTTSMYAYVKNKQIFIAPGSSTSKYADSWANRGPQSVGYSGTTAIDSLGCAPNTVSFGCEGFTSAATLSQMEAPAEVALFANTPDGPTANKYRGYVVGPDNGTLYNGETLTDLRLARPLVSDRDLVAELGGSLSPSQLKPIHARYGQTGKDDGSTPIIFGDSHAKSMSVRAIKSPTSNAIWRFR, from the coding sequence ATGTCCAAGCCGACCACCAAGAACCAGGGGTTCACCCTGATCGAACTCCTCGTCGTCATCGCGATCATCGCGATTCTCGCCGCGATCCTTTTCCCGGTCTTTGCCCAGGCCAAGGAAGCCGCCAAGAAGGCGGCCGGCCTCTCCCAGATGCGCCAGCTAGGATTGGCCGTGCAGATTTACGCCGAGGACTATGACGACACCTTTGTCCCCTCGACAAACTACGACGCCAGCACGACGGACCCGGCCCGCATCTGGACCACCTCCATGTACGCCTATGTGAAGAACAAGCAGATCTTCATCGCCCCGGGTTCGAGCACCAGCAAGTATGCGGACAGCTGGGCCAACCGTGGCCCCCAGAGCGTCGGTTACAGCGGGACGACCGCGATCGACAGCCTGGGTTGCGCTCCCAACACCGTCTCGTTTGGGTGCGAGGGCTTCACCTCTGCGGCGACACTCAGCCAAATGGAGGCGCCGGCCGAGGTCGCCCTGTTCGCGAACACACCGGACGGGCCGACCGCCAACAAGTACCGCGGCTATGTCGTCGGGCCTGACAACGGCACCCTTTACAACGGCGAGACCCTGACCGACCTCAGGTTGGCCAGGCCCCTGGTCAGCGACCGGGACTTGGTCGCCGAGCTTGGCGGGTCGCTGAGTCCGTCCCAGTTGAAGCCGATCCACGCCCGCTACGGCCAGACGGGCAAAGACGACGGGTCGACCCCGATCATCTTCGGGGACAGCCACGCCAAGTCCATGTCCGTCCGTGCGATCAAGTCGCCGACCAGCAACGCCATCTGGCGCTTCCGCTAA
- a CDS encoding RNA polymerase sigma factor, whose amino-acid sequence MSAVYEPGKSLPYDEDLRLVERATAGDMDAFQTLYERYHDKVFAIARGILLDHEEAADAVQEIFTLVYRHLARFDRRSKFSTWLFRIAVNRSIQQARRGRSRRHQVPLTEAYDKAEDAPEIEAEDPAIAAAMARLHPSDRALLTLFYWDELSLHEIADSLGCSANAAKTRLFRARERFRTFYEGGTS is encoded by the coding sequence GTGTCAGCGGTTTACGAGCCTGGAAAGAGCCTGCCGTACGACGAGGACTTGCGCCTTGTCGAGCGGGCCACTGCCGGCGACATGGACGCTTTCCAGACGCTCTACGAGCGTTACCACGACAAGGTCTTTGCCATCGCCCGCGGCATCTTGCTCGACCACGAAGAGGCCGCCGACGCCGTCCAGGAGATCTTCACCCTCGTTTACCGGCACTTGGCCCGGTTTGACCGACGGTCTAAGTTCAGCACCTGGCTTTTCCGCATCGCCGTCAACCGGAGCATCCAGCAGGCCAGGCGGGGCCGCTCGCGTCGGCACCAAGTGCCCTTGACCGAAGCCTACGACAAGGCGGAGGACGCTCCCGAGATCGAGGCCGAGGACCCCGCCATCGCCGCGGCCATGGCCAGGCTCCACCCTTCTGACCGCGCCCTGCTCACCCTGTTCTACTGGGACGAACTGAGCCTCCATGAGATCGCTGACAGCCTGGGGTGCAGCGCCAACGCGGCCAAGACAAGGCTGTTCCGCGCCCGGGAACGGTTCCGCACGTTCTACGAAGGAGGCACGTCGTGA
- a CDS encoding glycosyltransferase family 39 protein encodes MRLPAAFWVIAALFACLCAVYNAKTPYRQPGQLRYQRGPDGRPAKVPDVGAPDERQHANYVRRLMDGKGFPVLDPADPDLGENYQGHQPPLYYIVEAGWCKLTGSDPTQAGSGFVARLPNLLVGLVTLWGVFMAVRWGMGDDDVALAATAFAGLMPMSVALHAAVTNDPLLYCLCTWCLAFVAKGFSTGLTRATWVSAGLCAGLAILTKTTGLVLLPVLLAAAYLSYRSPRRGQALGWMWSCLVGLVVALPWLARNKAVYGDYFAVNVFNLAFKNSPQASVFIDGFGPVAYWTQMVLWWTSRSFVGAFGYMDIFIMESGGAEASGTFYAAVFAVLGLVAAGAVLSLVKARKAGRDEVGDGPASDPQAFHMLNALTVLLVTVLFVRFNLQYFQGQARYLYPAMLPLATVFGMGVVYWSGSKAKYGWVAATVFLLALNVLALGAVTEGFALRLTSA; translated from the coding sequence ATGCGCCTCCCTGCCGCCTTCTGGGTGATCGCCGCGCTCTTTGCCTGCTTGTGCGCCGTCTACAACGCCAAGACGCCTTATCGCCAGCCGGGCCAGTTGCGCTATCAGCGAGGGCCAGACGGGCGGCCGGCCAAGGTGCCCGACGTCGGGGCCCCCGACGAACGGCAGCACGCCAACTACGTCCGCCGCCTGATGGACGGCAAGGGCTTCCCCGTGCTCGACCCCGCCGACCCCGACCTAGGCGAGAACTACCAGGGACATCAGCCTCCGCTCTACTACATCGTCGAAGCCGGGTGGTGCAAGCTGACCGGGAGCGACCCGACCCAGGCCGGCTCCGGGTTCGTGGCGCGGCTTCCCAACCTCCTCGTCGGTCTTGTGACGCTGTGGGGAGTCTTTATGGCGGTCCGGTGGGGCATGGGAGACGACGACGTCGCTCTGGCGGCGACGGCGTTCGCCGGGTTGATGCCGATGAGCGTCGCACTGCATGCCGCGGTGACGAACGACCCGCTGCTCTACTGCCTCTGCACCTGGTGCCTCGCGTTTGTCGCCAAGGGGTTCTCGACCGGCCTCACTCGGGCGACATGGGTGTCGGCGGGCCTGTGCGCTGGCCTCGCGATCTTGACCAAGACCACCGGCTTGGTCCTCTTGCCCGTCCTGCTTGCCGCCGCCTATCTCTCGTACCGGAGCCCCCGACGGGGCCAGGCGTTGGGGTGGATGTGGTCGTGCTTGGTCGGACTGGTCGTCGCCCTACCCTGGCTGGCGCGGAACAAGGCGGTGTACGGCGACTACTTCGCCGTCAACGTGTTCAACCTGGCGTTTAAGAACTCGCCGCAGGCCAGCGTGTTCATCGACGGGTTTGGGCCGGTGGCCTATTGGACGCAAATGGTCTTGTGGTGGACGTCCCGCAGCTTCGTCGGGGCTTTCGGCTACATGGACATCTTCATCATGGAGTCTGGTGGGGCGGAAGCGTCCGGCACGTTCTACGCGGCGGTCTTTGCCGTGTTGGGTCTCGTCGCCGCCGGGGCGGTCCTGTCCCTCGTCAAGGCGCGAAAGGCAGGTCGGGACGAAGTCGGGGACGGTCCGGCCAGCGACCCCCAGGCGTTCCATATGCTCAATGCCTTGACCGTCCTCCTCGTGACCGTCCTGTTCGTCCGGTTCAACCTCCAGTATTTCCAGGGCCAGGCCCGCTACCTCTATCCGGCCATGCTCCCTCTGGCGACGGTGTTCGGAATGGGGGTGGTTTACTGGAGTGGGTCGAAGGCCAAGTACGGGTGGGTGGCGGCCACGGTGTTTTTGCTAGCTTTGAACGTCTTGGCCCTCGGCGCGGTCACTGAAGGGTTCGCATTGAGGCTGACCAGTGCTTAG
- a CDS encoding thioredoxin family protein translates to MKNRATWAATLGTIGLAAVVTAAMTGASAMDKFDQKLEAAQGLDVQFTVRELGGAPANYHVTLAKPNKARVETPEKSVVADGQTITTYLKKDKVYYKHPQTDSALLAVFDEQGLSVWSGFFDAKAKARHADAKSAGTINLGGTNFDVVKLSDKTGETVTTFYIDKSDSIAKKVDFQSKVMGKDANTLLNTSMVALKAGDVFAFNAPDGSKEVAEADLTAGHWLYDWDQAMTAAKATGKLVMVDFMASWCGPCKMLEKESFHTSAFKEEAKDFILLKIDIDQMPGLAQRYGVEAIPNVQFLDSNGKVVHKWLGYIPLKEVLGHMRTAKSARP, encoded by the coding sequence ATGAAGAACCGCGCTACGTGGGCCGCCACCTTGGGCACGATCGGTCTCGCCGCCGTCGTGACCGCCGCCATGACCGGCGCATCGGCCATGGACAAGTTCGACCAGAAGCTGGAGGCCGCCCAAGGCCTCGACGTCCAGTTCACCGTCCGGGAGTTGGGCGGCGCGCCCGCCAACTACCATGTCACCCTGGCCAAGCCAAACAAGGCGAGGGTCGAGACACCCGAGAAGTCCGTCGTCGCCGACGGCCAGACGATCACGACCTACCTGAAGAAGGACAAGGTCTACTACAAGCACCCGCAGACCGACTCGGCGCTTCTCGCCGTCTTCGACGAGCAGGGGCTCTCGGTCTGGAGCGGCTTCTTTGACGCCAAGGCCAAGGCCCGGCACGCCGACGCCAAGAGTGCGGGCACCATCAACCTCGGCGGCACCAATTTCGACGTCGTCAAGCTCAGCGACAAGACCGGGGAGACCGTGACCACCTTCTACATCGACAAGAGCGACTCGATCGCCAAGAAGGTCGATTTCCAATCCAAGGTCATGGGCAAGGACGCGAACACGTTGCTCAACACGAGCATGGTCGCCCTGAAGGCCGGCGACGTCTTCGCCTTCAACGCGCCGGACGGGAGCAAGGAGGTCGCTGAGGCCGACTTGACCGCCGGGCACTGGCTCTATGACTGGGACCAGGCGATGACCGCCGCCAAGGCGACCGGCAAGCTCGTGATGGTGGACTTCATGGCCAGTTGGTGCGGCCCCTGCAAGATGCTGGAAAAGGAGTCCTTCCATACCAGCGCCTTCAAAGAGGAAGCCAAGGACTTTATCCTGCTGAAGATCGACATCGACCAAATGCCCGGGCTCGCCCAGCGGTATGGCGTCGAGGCGATCCCGAACGTGCAGTTCTTGGACAGCAACGGCAAGGTCGTGCACAAGTGGCTCGGTTACATCCCGCTTAAGGAAGTGCTTGGCCACATGCGCACCGCCAAGTCGGCCCGCCCCTAA
- a CDS encoding thiamine pyrophosphate-dependent dehydrogenase E1 component subunit alpha, whose protein sequence is MATTSPTRTAKSDSASDNLPQRPGDALGEKEHRELLNQLFLARYFDVRLIKEKKRGRLKGTLYSSHNQEAVLVGSLFGLEPEDWISPIHRDMPAFFLKDFRAGWRNPERMGMSIQEVCAQVWGRTGSPGRARDNWSHIGSSRAHIIHSTSMLAGTIPAACGVVLADRLRGKSTVALTYNGEGSTAQGVFHEAVNFAAVHKLPVVTIIENNQWAYGTPTELEYSLPDFARRADGYGIPGLIADGQDVVDVYNKVMQAVDHARSGKGPSIVECKTFRAYGHGDHDDDRAAKYRPSDGVEHGRRRDPIAVMKERMLKLGYLTQEEADAHPAENKGAGEVTDADFPPEVVAYMTEGVEFAVAQPVPEAEEGGMWVFAEGE, encoded by the coding sequence TTGGCCACAACATCCCCGACGCGCACCGCAAAGTCTGACAGTGCGTCAGACAATCTTCCCCAACGCCCTGGCGACGCACTTGGTGAGAAGGAACACCGCGAGCTTCTCAACCAACTCTTTCTCGCCCGTTACTTTGACGTGCGCTTGATCAAAGAGAAGAAGCGCGGCCGCCTGAAGGGGACCTTGTATTCGTCCCATAACCAAGAGGCCGTCTTGGTCGGCTCGCTCTTCGGTCTGGAACCAGAAGACTGGATCAGCCCGATCCACCGCGACATGCCCGCCTTCTTCCTGAAGGACTTTCGCGCCGGTTGGCGCAATCCCGAGCGGATGGGCATGAGCATCCAGGAGGTCTGTGCTCAGGTGTGGGGCAGGACAGGTTCACCCGGGCGCGCCCGCGACAACTGGAGCCACATCGGCAGCAGCCGCGCCCACATCATCCACTCGACTTCCATGCTGGCCGGCACGATCCCCGCAGCCTGCGGCGTCGTGCTCGCCGACCGGCTTCGGGGTAAGTCGACCGTCGCCCTCACCTATAACGGAGAAGGTTCGACGGCCCAAGGGGTGTTTCACGAGGCGGTCAACTTCGCCGCCGTCCACAAGCTCCCGGTGGTCACCATCATCGAGAACAACCAGTGGGCGTATGGCACACCGACCGAGTTGGAGTACTCGTTGCCCGACTTTGCCCGCCGCGCCGACGGCTACGGCATCCCTGGTCTGATCGCAGACGGCCAAGACGTGGTGGACGTTTACAACAAGGTCATGCAGGCGGTCGACCACGCCCGATCGGGCAAGGGCCCGAGCATCGTCGAGTGCAAGACGTTCCGTGCCTACGGTCACGGCGACCATGACGACGACCGGGCCGCCAAGTACCGGCCATCCGACGGTGTCGAGCATGGCCGTCGCCGCGACCCCATCGCGGTGATGAAGGAGCGGATGCTGAAGCTGGGGTACCTGACCCAGGAAGAAGCTGACGCCCACCCGGCCGAGAACAAGGGCGCCGGCGAAGTGACCGACGCCGACTTCCCGCCCGAAGTGGTCGCCTACATGACCGAAGGCGTCGAGTTTGCCGTGGCCCAGCCCGTACCGGAAGCAGAAGAGGGCGGCATGTGGGTCTTTGCGGAGGGAGAGTGA